A single region of the Verrucomicrobiota bacterium genome encodes:
- a CDS encoding SDR family oxidoreductase — MTAYDKVKSQIRRTPQSWLVTGAAGFIGSHILERLLLLDQRVVGLDNFATGKQQNLDEVSRLVKPKQWARFTLIEGDIRDLNVCQKACSAIDFVLHQAALGSVPRSVADPITANEVNVAGFLNMLVAARDQKVKRFVYAASSATYGDHPDLPKREENIGRPLSPYAATKYFNEIYADVFGRCYGLQTVGLRYFNVYGPRQDPEGAYAAVIPRWIAAMMANQPTQINGDGETSRDFCYVENAVQVNLLAAATSNPEAIGQVYNVALNACTSLNQLFELLRERLLPSCPHLNDCEPVYADFRPGDVRHSQADIEKARRLLGYEPTHTFEQGLDEALEWFKRK, encoded by the coding sequence GCAGAGTTGGCTCGTGACCGGCGCCGCCGGTTTTATTGGATCACACATCCTGGAGCGGCTGCTGTTGCTCGATCAACGCGTGGTTGGCCTGGACAACTTTGCCACCGGCAAGCAACAGAACCTGGATGAAGTGAGCCGGTTGGTAAAGCCCAAGCAATGGGCGCGATTCACTCTTATCGAAGGCGATATTCGCGATTTGAACGTGTGCCAGAAGGCTTGCTCCGCAATCGATTTCGTCTTGCACCAGGCAGCTCTGGGGTCCGTGCCACGATCTGTCGCAGACCCCATTACGGCCAACGAAGTCAATGTCGCCGGGTTTCTGAATATGCTCGTCGCCGCGCGGGATCAGAAGGTGAAGAGGTTTGTTTATGCCGCAAGCAGCGCGACCTATGGCGATCATCCAGATCTCCCGAAACGGGAAGAGAATATTGGCCGGCCACTTTCTCCGTACGCCGCCACGAAATACTTCAACGAAATCTATGCGGATGTCTTCGGCCGGTGTTATGGCCTGCAGACCGTCGGACTGCGATACTTCAACGTGTACGGTCCTCGGCAAGATCCGGAAGGCGCATACGCCGCGGTGATACCACGCTGGATCGCGGCGATGATGGCCAACCAACCGACACAGATCAACGGTGACGGCGAGACCAGCCGTGACTTCTGTTACGTGGAGAACGCTGTGCAAGTTAATCTGCTTGCGGCGGCGACTTCAAATCCCGAAGCCATCGGCCAGGTGTACAACGTCGCTTTGAATGCTTGCACCAGCTTGAATCAGTTGTTTGAGTTATTGCGAGAACGATTGCTGCCTTCCTGTCCGCATCTCAACGACTGCGAGCCTGTCTATGCCGATTTCCGTCCCGGCGACGTCCGACACTCGCAAGCGGATATCGAGAAAGCCAGACGGCTCCTGGGGTATGAGCCGACACACACTTTCGAGCAGGGCCTGGACGAAGCGCTAGAATGGTTCAAACGAAAGTAG